Proteins from one Podarcis raffonei isolate rPodRaf1 chromosome 1, rPodRaf1.pri, whole genome shotgun sequence genomic window:
- the TSSC4 gene encoding protein TSSC4, translated as MGDEGAGEPFMGIVAGGAADYEGVLPSDTISLSDSDSDDFGFPGDAEVDTVSPEESLPSDDVGSRSDESGDPLHSNQKSPVQPFHLKGMSSSFSQRSQSIFDCLEGAAKRAVPSMAEDNVIDGRFKRPLPPPNISSKIAAESIGRQSKPPPAPKSSPAVPDYVAHPERWTKYSLDDVSESSDKTNRSIAMEFLEGMKTRGEQRSASPESYTPSFNQDPSSSGAGRIVFTKPTKVGSDRKRAAAKEDEEDKLSDANKEPKESPPKKPKTQNKEEGVLDPLDIKEAEDWKQPKLEELSVQRGSGVDSSQADEETVVETMGFHGSKKRNRKHFRPKASNDEEEEES; from the coding sequence CGCCGATTACGAGGGTGTCCTTCCTTCAGACACAATTTCTCTGAGTGATTCAGATTCAGATGACTTTGGGTTTCCTGGCGATGCTGAAGTTGATACTGTATCTCCTGAGGAATCCCTTCCTTCAGATGATGTGGGTAGTAGATCAGATGAAAGCGGTGACCCTTTACACAGCAACCAAAAATCACCTGTGCAGCCATTTCACTTGAAAGGCATGAGTTCAAGCTTTTCCCAGCGCAGCCAGAGCATTTTTGACTGTCTGGAAGGGGCAGCCAAACGAGCAGTGCCCTCAATGGCTGAAGATAATGTGATTGATGGAAGATTTAAGCgtcctctgcctcctcccaaCATTTCAAGCAAGATTGCTGcagaaagcattggaagacaAAGCAAGCCACCGCCAGCTCCTAAAAGTTCTCCAGCAGTTCCTGATTATGTTGCGCACCCAGAACGCTGGACCAAGTACAGCTTGGATGATGTTTCAGAGTCTAGTGATAAGACCAACAGATCAATTGCCATGGAGTTCCTGGAGGGCATGAAGACTAGAGGGGAACAGAGATCAGCATCTCCTGAAAGCTACACCCCATCCTTCAATCAGGATCCCTCCAGTTCTGGTGCTGGAAGGATTGTCTTTACCAAACCCACAAAAGTAGGCTCAGATAGGAAAAGAGCTGCCGCCAAGGAGGATGAAGAAGACAAGCTTAGTGATGCAAACAAAGAACCCAAAGAGAGCCCTCCAAAGAAGCCTAAGACCCAGAACAAGGAGGAGGGTGTACTAGACCCTTTAGATATAAAGGAAGCAGAGGATTGGAAACAACCAAAACTGGAGGAGTTAAGTGTTCAAAGAGGATCTGGTGTAGATTCTTCTCAGGCAGATGAAGAGACAGTGGTGGAGACCATGGGATTCCATGGTAGCAAGAAAAGGAATAGGAAGCATTTCCGACCCAAAGCCAGCAatgatgaagaggaggaagagtccTAA